A portion of the Mesobacillus sp. AQ2 genome contains these proteins:
- a CDS encoding DivIVA domain-containing protein: MPLTPLDIHNKEFNKGFRGYDEDEVNEFLDQVIKDYELIIREKKEMEEKLNEMNSRLGHFTNIEETLNKSIVIAQEAGEEVRRNAQKEAKLIVKEAEKNADRIINESLSKARKIALEIEELKKQSKVFRTRFKMLIEAQLDMLNTDDWDHLLEYELDSTELKATAREEEDSLA, from the coding sequence ATGCCTTTAACGCCGTTAGATATACACAACAAAGAATTCAATAAGGGATTTCGCGGGTATGATGAAGATGAAGTGAATGAGTTCCTTGATCAAGTCATCAAGGACTACGAACTAATAATCCGTGAAAAAAAAGAAATGGAAGAAAAGCTGAATGAAATGAATTCCAGGCTTGGCCATTTTACAAATATAGAAGAAACCTTGAATAAATCAATCGTTATTGCCCAGGAAGCTGGGGAAGAAGTCCGCCGCAACGCGCAAAAAGAGGCAAAGCTGATCGTTAAGGAAGCGGAAAAGAACGCTGATCGAATCATCAATGAATCCTTATCCAAAGCACGAAAAATTGCCCTGGAGATTGAAGAATTGAAGAAACAGTCCAAAGTATTCAGGACAAGATTCAAGATGCTGATTGAAGCACAGCTTGATATGCTGAATACCGATGATTGGGATCACCTGCTTGAATATGAGCTTGATTCAACAGAATTAAAGGCGACTGCAAGAGAAGAAGAAGATTCACTGGCTTGA
- a CDS encoding cell division protein SepF — MSLKSKIKTFFFLEDEYDYNDEEMLEEETEPYKPSKHPVQQKQNVVSLQSVQKASKVILMEPRMYAEAQEIADHLKNRRAVVVNLQRIEQDQARRIVDFLSGTVYAISGDIQRIGMNIFLCTPDNVEVTGNISELMQERDYQESRW; from the coding sequence ATGAGTTTAAAATCAAAAATAAAGACATTTTTTTTCCTGGAAGATGAATATGACTATAATGATGAGGAAATGCTCGAAGAAGAAACTGAACCATACAAGCCGAGCAAACATCCTGTCCAGCAAAAGCAGAATGTGGTAAGCCTTCAAAGCGTGCAAAAAGCATCCAAGGTTATCCTGATGGAACCAAGGATGTATGCCGAAGCGCAGGAAATTGCTGACCACTTGAAAAATCGCCGGGCTGTTGTCGTGAACCTGCAGCGTATTGAACAAGACCAGGCGAGAAGGATTGTGGATTTCTTAAGCGGAACCGTTTATGCCATCAGTGGTGATATCCAGCGGATCGGCATGAATATCTTTTTATGTACCCCGGATAATGTGGAAGTGACAGGGAATATTTCTGAACTGATGCAGGAGCGGGATTACCAAGAGTCGAGGTGGTAG
- the sigG gene encoding RNA polymerase sporulation sigma factor SigG: MTRNKVEICGVDTSKLPVLKNEEMRKLFREMQSGDITAREKLVNGNLRLVLSVIQRFNNRGEFVDDLFQVGCIGLMKSIDNFDLGQNVKFSTYAVPMIIGEIRRYLRDNNPIRVSRSLRDIAYKALQVREKLMSEASREPTAEEIAKVLEVPHEEIVFALDAIQDPVSLFEPIYNDGGDPIYVMDQLSDERNKDTNWIEEIALKEGMRRLNEREKLILRKRFFQGKTQMEVADEIGISQAQVSRLEKAAIKQMNKNIQS; the protein is encoded by the coding sequence TTGACACGAAACAAAGTTGAAATTTGCGGTGTTGATACATCAAAGCTTCCCGTTCTGAAAAACGAGGAAATGAGAAAACTATTTAGAGAGATGCAAAGCGGTGACATCACAGCAAGAGAAAAACTGGTGAATGGGAACCTAAGGCTTGTTTTGAGTGTAATCCAGCGTTTTAACAACCGGGGCGAGTTTGTCGACGATCTGTTTCAGGTCGGGTGTATAGGCCTTATGAAGTCCATTGATAATTTTGATCTGGGACAGAATGTTAAATTTTCAACCTATGCCGTCCCGATGATTATCGGTGAAATCAGACGGTATTTAAGAGATAATAATCCAATCAGAGTCTCTCGTTCACTCAGGGATATCGCATACAAAGCATTGCAGGTACGCGAAAAGCTTATGAGTGAGGCTTCAAGGGAGCCGACTGCAGAAGAAATTGCGAAGGTGCTTGAAGTACCGCATGAAGAGATTGTCTTCGCCCTCGATGCCATACAGGATCCAGTATCTTTGTTCGAACCGATTTATAATGACGGCGGAGATCCAATCTATGTGATGGATCAGCTAAGCGATGAACGGAACAAGGATACGAACTGGATTGAGGAAATCGCCCTGAAAGAGGGGATGAGACGCCTGAATGAAAGGGAAAAGCTGATCTTAAGGAAAAGGTTCTTCCAGGGCAAGACTCAAATGGAAGTAGCTGATGAAATCGGCATTTCCCAGGCCCAGGTCTCACGGCTTGAAAAAGCAGCCATCAAACAAATGAATAAAAATATCCAAAGCTAA
- the pyrR gene encoding bifunctional pyr operon transcriptional regulator/uracil phosphoribosyltransferase PyrR has protein sequence MSEKAVVLDNQGIRRALTRIAHEIIERNKGIEHCVLVGIRTRGIYIANRLAERIREIEGAEMPVGELDITLYRDDLTTKTIDMEPEVKGSDIPVDVSNKKVILVDDVLYTGRTVRAAMDALIDIGRPATIQLAVLVDRGHRELPIRADFVGKNIPTSSSEKIVVELQEVDEEDRVSIFEK, from the coding sequence ATGTCCGAAAAAGCGGTTGTCCTGGACAACCAGGGAATTCGCCGGGCGTTGACGAGGATCGCCCATGAAATCATTGAAAGAAACAAAGGGATCGAACATTGTGTCCTGGTTGGCATCCGCACGAGAGGAATTTATATAGCCAATCGGCTGGCAGAGAGAATCCGCGAGATTGAAGGGGCGGAAATGCCGGTAGGTGAACTTGATATCACTCTGTACCGCGATGACTTGACCACGAAAACCATTGACATGGAGCCTGAAGTAAAAGGCTCGGATATTCCGGTGGACGTATCAAATAAAAAGGTGATCCTAGTTGACGATGTACTCTATACAGGCAGGACAGTCCGTGCCGCAATGGATGCGCTGATTGACATCGGTCGTCCGGCGACCATCCAGCTTGCAGTCCTGGTTGACAGAGGTCACAGGGAGCTGCCGATCAGGGCAGACTTTGTAGGAAAAAACATCCCGACCTCAAGTTCGGAAAAAATTGTGGTTGAACTGCAGGAAGTGGATGAAGAAGACCGCGTAAGCATTTTTGAAAAATAA
- the sigE gene encoding RNA polymerase sporulation sigma factor SigE: MKNLRLRLSYYWYKLLMKLGLKTDEIYYIGGSEALPPPLTKEEEEVLLNKLPNGDKAARSILIERNLRLVVYIARKFENTGINIEDLISIGTIGLIKAVNTFNPEKKIKLATYASRCIENEILMYLRRNNKLRSEVSFDEPLNIDWDGNELLLSDVLGTDDDIITKDLESNVDKKLLVKALQQLSDREKQIMELRFGLGSGEEKTQKDVADMLGISQSYISRLEKRIIKRLRKEFNKMV, from the coding sequence ATGAAAAATTTGCGGCTTCGGTTATCCTATTACTGGTATAAATTATTAATGAAACTAGGCTTGAAAACAGATGAAATATATTATATCGGCGGTAGCGAAGCGTTGCCCCCTCCTTTAACGAAAGAAGAGGAAGAAGTGCTTTTGAACAAACTTCCTAACGGGGATAAAGCTGCGAGGTCGATTCTGATCGAAAGGAACCTTAGGCTGGTCGTTTACATCGCCCGCAAATTCGAAAACACAGGGATCAACATTGAAGACTTGATCAGCATCGGAACAATCGGATTGATCAAGGCGGTCAATACTTTCAACCCGGAGAAAAAAATCAAGCTGGCTACCTATGCATCCAGGTGTATTGAAAATGAAATCCTGATGTATTTGCGGAGGAATAATAAGCTTCGTTCGGAAGTATCATTTGACGAACCGCTGAATATCGATTGGGATGGAAATGAACTTCTTCTATCCGATGTCCTCGGTACGGATGACGATATTATCACGAAGGATCTCGAATCGAATGTGGATAAAAAATTACTGGTAAAAGCGCTGCAGCAGCTTTCTGACCGCGAAAAACAGATCATGGAATTGCGTTTTGGCCTTGGCAGCGGGGAGGAAAAGACGCAAAAGGATGTAGCGGATATGCTGGGGATTTCCCAGTCGTACATTTCCCGCCTGGAAAAGCGAATCATCAAACGTTTAAGAAAAGAATTCAATAAAATGGTATAG
- a CDS encoding YlmC/YmxH family sporulation protein produces the protein MVKVTEFQVKDVVNVSDGKRLGSIEDFEINLNTGKIEAVVIGSSGKVLGFFGKEEEVVIPWRNILKIGEDVILVRYKDSGEYLLQENQDQ, from the coding sequence ATGGTAAAGGTTACCGAGTTCCAGGTGAAAGACGTCGTGAATGTGTCGGATGGAAAAAGACTTGGGAGCATTGAGGATTTTGAAATCAATTTAAATACCGGTAAAATCGAGGCTGTCGTCATTGGGAGTTCCGGCAAGGTACTAGGATTCTTCGGGAAGGAAGAAGAGGTCGTCATACCATGGAGGAACATCCTGAAAATAGGTGAAGATGTCATTTTGGTCCGCTATAAGGACAGTGGAGAATATCTGCTGCAGGAGAATCAGGACCAGTAG
- a CDS encoding YggS family pyridoxal phosphate-dependent enzyme, with product MNVAENLEVIQSQIANACQAAGRSPDEVKIIAVTKYVSPERAQQAIDAGVLHLGENRDEGLLHKISHLQDKPVWHFIGTLQTRKVKSIIDHVTYIHSLDRLSLAKEINKRASSKVKCLIQVNASGEESKHGLNPEDVTGFVQELNQYPNIEVSGLMTMAPFTEDELVIRSCFRTLKNLQAEIQQLRLEYAPCHELSMGMSNDFKIAVEEGSTMVRIGTALVGNESEVQ from the coding sequence ATGAATGTCGCAGAAAATCTGGAGGTTATCCAGAGTCAAATAGCAAATGCCTGCCAAGCTGCGGGCCGGAGTCCGGACGAGGTGAAAATCATCGCCGTGACCAAATATGTTTCCCCCGAAAGGGCACAGCAAGCGATCGATGCTGGTGTGCTCCATCTCGGTGAAAACAGGGATGAGGGTCTGCTCCATAAAATCAGCCATTTGCAGGACAAGCCTGTGTGGCATTTTATTGGTACTTTACAAACAAGAAAGGTCAAAAGTATCATAGACCACGTTACATATATCCATTCACTGGACAGGCTGTCGCTTGCAAAGGAAATTAACAAACGAGCCAGCTCAAAGGTAAAATGCCTGATTCAGGTGAATGCCTCTGGGGAAGAGAGCAAACACGGATTGAATCCTGAAGATGTCACTGGATTTGTTCAAGAATTGAATCAGTACCCCAATATAGAAGTAAGCGGATTGATGACGATGGCTCCATTTACTGAAGATGAACTGGTGATCCGGAGTTGCTTCAGAACACTGAAAAATCTTCAGGCAGAGATCCAACAGCTTAGACTGGAATATGCTCCATGCCATGAATTGTCAATGGGAATGTCAAATGATTTTAAAATAGCGGTTGAAGAGGGTTCCACTATGGTGCGAATCGGTACAGCCCTGGTAGGCAATGAATCGGAGGTGCAATAA
- a CDS encoding RluA family pseudouridine synthase, producing MEKMEHIISEEQAGDRIDKVVSTLDSEWSRSQVQQWIKEGNVLVNGTQVKTNYKCSLDDKLEIVIPEPEILDVIPEEMDLEIYYEDHDVLVVNKPKGMVVHPAPGHMTGTLVNGLMAHCKDLSGINCVLRPGIVHRIDKDTSGLLMVAKNDMAHESLVNQLVAKSVTRKYKALVHGNIPHDHGTIDAPLGRDSKDRQSMTVVDNGKNAVTHFNVLERFQDFTLVECQLETGRTHQIRVHMKYIGYPLAGDPKYGPKKTLELGGQALHAGLLGFDHPRTGEYLEFEAPIPDYFTELLNQLRENR from the coding sequence ATGGAGAAAATGGAACACATCATCAGTGAGGAACAGGCTGGTGACAGAATAGATAAAGTCGTTTCAACATTGGATTCTGAATGGTCAAGAAGCCAGGTCCAGCAATGGATCAAGGAAGGCAATGTACTTGTAAATGGAACCCAGGTAAAAACAAACTATAAATGCAGCCTGGATGACAAACTGGAAATCGTCATTCCTGAACCAGAAATCCTTGACGTCATTCCTGAAGAGATGGATCTTGAAATTTATTATGAGGACCATGATGTCCTTGTAGTAAACAAGCCAAAAGGAATGGTGGTTCATCCTGCACCAGGCCATATGACGGGCACGCTTGTAAATGGTCTGATGGCACATTGCAAAGATTTGTCTGGAATCAATTGTGTATTGCGCCCCGGTATCGTCCACCGGATTGACAAGGATACATCAGGCCTGCTGATGGTCGCTAAAAATGACATGGCACATGAAAGCCTAGTGAACCAGCTTGTTGCCAAATCGGTAACCCGAAAATACAAAGCGCTCGTCCATGGAAATATCCCGCATGACCATGGCACAATCGACGCGCCGCTCGGACGTGATTCAAAAGACCGCCAGAGCATGACAGTTGTCGATAATGGGAAAAATGCTGTCACACACTTTAATGTGCTCGAACGGTTCCAGGACTTCACCTTGGTTGAGTGCCAGCTTGAAACAGGAAGGACTCACCAGATTCGTGTCCACATGAAATACATCGGTTATCCGCTTGCCGGGGATCCGAAATATGGTCCGAAAAAGACGCTAGAGCTTGGCGGACAGGCATTGCATGCCGGCCTCCTTGGGTTTGACCACCCGAGAACAGGCGAATATCTTGAATTTGAAGCGCCGATTCCTGACTATTTCACGGAGCTTTTAAATCAATTAAGAGAAAATCGTTGA
- the lspA gene encoding signal peptidase II, translated as MFYYIIALFVILLDQITKWLIVKNMELGDSIKVIENFLYITSHRNRGAAWGILQGQMWFFYVITIAVVIGLVIYIQKAAKGKLLLGVSLGFMLGGAIGNFIDRVFRKEVVDFVNTYIFGYDFPIFNIADSALVIGVGLLMIDMIREEREAKRKAYGENGTHHQ; from the coding sequence GTGTTTTATTACATAATTGCGCTGTTTGTTATTTTGCTTGATCAGATTACTAAATGGTTAATTGTTAAAAACATGGAGCTTGGAGATAGCATAAAGGTCATTGAGAATTTCTTGTACATCACTTCTCACCGCAACCGTGGGGCTGCATGGGGAATCCTGCAGGGGCAAATGTGGTTCTTTTATGTCATTACCATCGCAGTGGTGATTGGCCTTGTCATTTATATTCAAAAGGCAGCGAAAGGCAAACTGCTGCTGGGAGTTTCGCTTGGTTTCATGCTTGGCGGGGCAATAGGTAATTTTATCGACAGGGTATTCCGGAAAGAAGTAGTTGATTTCGTCAACACATATATTTTTGGTTACGATTTCCCTATTTTCAATATCGCGGATTCTGCTCTTGTCATTGGAGTGGGTCTGTTGATGATTGATATGATCAGGGAAGAGAGAGAGGCGAAAAGGAAAGCTTATGGAGAAAATGGAACACATCATCAGTGA
- the pgeF gene encoding peptidoglycan editing factor PgeF, protein MEPFILKSQEYFSIKEWMERYPGLEAGFTTKNGGVSQLQTFSGLNFGFHVGDEQSSVCENRLLLAEKIDFPLSSWVGAEQTHDIQIAKIDKAHHGKGSSDYESSFSATDGFLTSEQGILLTLCYADCVPLYFIEPESRLIGVAHAGWKGTVHGIAGEMVSKFRQNGAKTENISAIIGPSICKKCYIVDERVINLVKNILDGVDILPYNQVSDGQYSLDLKELNRHILVKAGVKDENIEVTDYCTSCHSEHFYSHRRDKGNAGRMMAYIGWKEDSRP, encoded by the coding sequence ATGGAGCCATTCATCTTAAAAAGCCAGGAATATTTTTCAATAAAAGAGTGGATGGAGCGCTATCCCGGACTTGAGGCTGGGTTCACGACAAAAAATGGCGGAGTGAGCCAGCTGCAGACCTTTTCGGGTTTGAACTTCGGCTTCCATGTCGGAGATGAGCAGTCATCTGTTTGCGAAAATCGTCTTCTTCTGGCTGAAAAGATCGATTTTCCGCTTTCCAGCTGGGTTGGAGCGGAACAGACCCATGACATCCAGATTGCAAAAATCGACAAAGCCCATCATGGAAAAGGCTCAAGTGATTATGAATCTTCTTTTTCGGCAACGGATGGTTTTTTGACTTCAGAGCAGGGCATTTTGCTGACACTTTGCTATGCAGATTGTGTACCGCTGTATTTTATTGAGCCAGAATCCAGGTTGATTGGCGTCGCGCATGCGGGATGGAAAGGCACCGTCCATGGCATTGCAGGCGAAATGGTCAGCAAATTTAGGCAAAATGGGGCGAAAACCGAAAATATTTCTGCCATAATTGGCCCATCAATATGCAAAAAATGTTATATTGTTGATGAGAGAGTCATCAATTTAGTGAAAAATATACTAGATGGTGTCGATATATTACCATATAATCAAGTTAGTGACGGCCAATATTCTCTCGATTTAAAAGAATTGAACCGCCATATTTTGGTGAAGGCCGGAGTGAAAGACGAGAATATAGAAGTAACCGATTATTGCACAAGCTGCCATAGTGAGCACTTTTATTCCCATAGAAGGGATAAGGGGAATGCAGGCCGTATGATGGCATATATCGGCTGGAAGGAGGATAGCCGTCCATAA
- a CDS encoding RNA-binding protein → MSIYQHFRPEEREFIDQVINWKEYVEQNYAPKLTDFLDPREQQILGTVIGKHSEVKWELFGGAAGTERKRAFLFPEYLEAKQEDFQVKLFGIDYASKFVNIEHRQVLGSLMSLGLKRGKFGDILIDGDTVQFFAAAEIADYIRLQLESVGRATISLAELPLEDAAAIDDEWNEMSTTVSSLRLDTVMSALFNLSRQKSQLLIQHGHVKVNWTAIENTAFECGEGDVISARGYGRAKIITIEGKTKKDKYRVIAGRKK, encoded by the coding sequence ATGAGTATTTACCAGCATTTCCGTCCTGAGGAACGGGAATTTATCGATCAGGTGATTAACTGGAAAGAATATGTTGAGCAAAATTATGCTCCAAAGCTGACTGATTTCTTGGACCCGCGGGAGCAGCAAATCTTAGGAACTGTCATCGGAAAGCATTCAGAAGTGAAATGGGAATTGTTTGGTGGGGCTGCAGGTACAGAGAGAAAACGGGCGTTTCTGTTTCCAGAGTATTTGGAAGCGAAACAAGAGGATTTTCAAGTTAAGCTTTTCGGCATTGATTATGCCAGTAAGTTCGTGAACATCGAGCATCGACAGGTACTCGGAAGCCTGATGTCACTTGGGCTGAAGCGCGGAAAGTTTGGCGACATCCTTATTGATGGGGATACGGTCCAATTTTTTGCTGCTGCTGAAATCGCCGACTACATCAGATTGCAGCTAGAATCTGTCGGAAGGGCTACAATCAGCCTGGCCGAGCTTCCCCTTGAAGATGCTGCAGCAATTGATGATGAATGGAATGAGATGAGTACCACGGTCTCATCTTTAAGGCTGGATACAGTCATGTCTGCACTGTTCAATCTTTCCAGGCAAAAATCCCAGCTTTTGATCCAGCATGGGCATGTGAAAGTCAATTGGACAGCTATCGAAAATACAGCATTTGAATGTGGTGAAGGGGATGTCATCTCTGCTCGCGGATATGGGCGTGCGAAAATCATCACAATTGAAGGGAAAACGAAAAAAGATAAATATCGAGTTATTGCCGGAAGAAAAAAATAA
- the ileS gene encoding isoleucine--tRNA ligase, translating to MEYKDTLLMPKTEFPMRGNLPNREPEIQAKWEEMNIYEKVQKHTEGRPLFILHDGPPYANGDIHMGHALNKILKDFIVRYKSMSGFCSPYVPGWDTHGLPIEQALTNKGVKRKEMTVAEFRKLCEEYAYQQIDNQREQFKRLGVRGDWENPYITLKPEYEAQQIKVFGEMAKKGYIYKGKKPVYWSPSSESALAEAEIEYQDKRSASIYVGFPVKDGKGVLDQDVEIVIWTTTPWTIPANLGISVHPDLTYVVVEADNKKYLVAEAQLEAVAKEIGWEEVSAVKKVSGKELEGVLAKHPIYGRDSLVMLGEHVTTDAGTGCVHTAPGHGEDDFHVGQKYGLDVLCPVDDKGVMTAEAEGFEGLFYDQANKPITEKLEEVGALLKLSFITHSYPHDWRTKKPVIFRATAQWFASIKDFRSELLKAVEETKWVPAWGETRLFNMVRDRGDWCISRQRAWGVPIPVFYAENGQEIITDETIEHVSNLFREHGSNIWFEKEAKELLPQGFSHPGSPNGHFTKETDIMDVWFDSGSSHQAVLVERDELQRPADLYLEGSDQYRGWFNSSLSTGVAVTGKAPYKGVLSHGFALDGEGRKMSKSIGNVVVPAKVMNQLGADILRLWVASVDYQSDVRVSDAILKQVAEVYRKIRNTFRFLLGNLSDFNPETDAVPFDQLREVDQFMLVKLNKLIKYVRNAYDNYEFAGVYHAVNNFCTLDLSAFYLDFAKDVLYIEAADNAERRAIQTVLHESLLALVKLTAPILSHTADEVWAFIPSAKEDSVQLTDMPEAKEVANAEALEKKWNAFMKLRDDVLKALEEARNEKVIGKSLTAKVSLYVNDSTKELLDSISENLSQLFIVSGFEVAGSYDQAPENAIKLENAAIVVTKAEGETCERCWVVTPEVGKVEEHPTLCERCATVVKENY from the coding sequence ATGGAGTACAAAGACACTTTGCTCATGCCGAAGACTGAGTTTCCAATGCGCGGAAACCTTCCAAACAGGGAACCGGAAATCCAGGCAAAATGGGAAGAAATGAATATCTATGAAAAGGTTCAAAAACACACTGAAGGGCGTCCGCTGTTCATCTTGCATGACGGACCTCCATATGCCAATGGAGACATCCATATGGGCCACGCATTGAATAAAATCCTGAAAGATTTTATCGTCCGTTATAAGTCAATGAGCGGTTTCTGCTCACCTTATGTTCCTGGTTGGGACACACATGGCCTGCCGATTGAACAGGCGTTGACGAACAAAGGCGTTAAGCGCAAGGAAATGACAGTCGCTGAGTTCAGAAAGCTTTGTGAAGAATATGCTTACCAACAGATTGACAACCAGCGTGAACAGTTCAAGCGTCTTGGTGTTCGCGGTGACTGGGAAAATCCTTATATCACATTGAAGCCAGAATATGAGGCACAGCAAATCAAGGTATTTGGTGAAATGGCAAAGAAAGGCTATATCTACAAAGGCAAAAAGCCAGTGTACTGGTCACCATCAAGTGAATCTGCGCTGGCAGAAGCAGAAATCGAATACCAGGATAAGCGTTCAGCTTCCATCTATGTTGGATTCCCGGTAAAAGACGGGAAAGGTGTTCTTGATCAGGATGTGGAAATCGTCATCTGGACAACAACTCCTTGGACAATTCCTGCCAACCTTGGGATTTCTGTTCACCCTGACCTCACTTATGTGGTAGTGGAGGCTGACAATAAGAAATATCTAGTTGCCGAAGCTCAGCTTGAAGCTGTTGCGAAGGAAATCGGCTGGGAAGAGGTTTCTGCTGTCAAGAAAGTTTCTGGTAAAGAGCTTGAAGGTGTTCTTGCAAAACATCCAATCTACGGCCGCGATTCCCTGGTGATGCTTGGAGAGCATGTTACGACTGATGCTGGTACAGGTTGCGTACACACTGCTCCGGGACACGGTGAGGATGACTTCCATGTCGGCCAGAAATACGGTCTGGATGTTTTATGTCCTGTTGATGATAAGGGTGTCATGACTGCTGAGGCAGAAGGATTTGAAGGTTTATTCTATGATCAGGCTAATAAGCCAATCACCGAAAAACTTGAGGAAGTCGGTGCGTTATTGAAGTTAAGCTTCATTACACACTCCTATCCGCATGACTGGAGAACAAAGAAGCCGGTTATCTTCCGCGCTACTGCCCAATGGTTCGCTTCAATCAAAGACTTCCGCAGCGAGTTGCTCAAGGCAGTGGAAGAAACGAAATGGGTTCCGGCATGGGGAGAAACAAGATTGTTCAACATGGTCCGCGACCGCGGTGACTGGTGTATTTCCCGCCAGCGTGCGTGGGGTGTTCCAATCCCAGTATTCTACGCTGAGAACGGGCAAGAAATCATCACAGATGAAACGATTGAACATGTTTCAAACCTGTTCCGCGAGCACGGCTCAAACATATGGTTCGAAAAAGAAGCGAAGGAATTGCTGCCTCAAGGCTTCAGCCATCCTGGCAGCCCGAACGGCCATTTTACGAAAGAAACTGATATCATGGATGTTTGGTTCGATTCAGGATCCTCTCACCAGGCAGTGCTTGTCGAGCGTGATGAACTGCAGCGTCCAGCAGACCTTTACCTTGAAGGGTCTGACCAGTACCGCGGCTGGTTCAACTCATCTCTATCTACTGGGGTAGCTGTCACAGGTAAGGCACCATACAAAGGTGTACTAAGCCATGGTTTTGCTCTGGATGGCGAAGGCCGCAAGATGAGTAAGTCAATCGGGAACGTCGTCGTTCCTGCCAAGGTCATGAACCAGCTGGGAGCTGATATCCTTCGTCTATGGGTTGCATCCGTTGACTATCAATCAGATGTACGTGTATCTGACGCAATTCTAAAACAGGTTGCCGAGGTATATCGTAAAATCCGTAACACATTCAGGTTCTTGCTTGGAAACCTGTCAGACTTCAATCCTGAGACTGATGCGGTTCCATTCGACCAGCTTCGTGAAGTCGACCAGTTCATGCTTGTGAAGCTCAACAAGTTAATCAAATATGTACGCAATGCCTATGACAACTATGAATTCGCGGGTGTATACCATGCGGTGAATAACTTCTGTACTTTAGATTTGAGTGCTTTCTATCTTGATTTTGCGAAAGATGTTCTTTACATCGAAGCAGCAGATAACGCAGAGCGCCGTGCAATTCAGACAGTATTGCACGAAAGCCTGCTTGCATTGGTTAAGCTTACTGCTCCAATCCTTTCACATACTGCTGATGAGGTTTGGGCTTTCATACCTTCTGCCAAGGAAGATAGTGTCCAGCTTACAGATATGCCTGAAGCCAAAGAAGTCGCAAACGCTGAAGCACTTGAGAAGAAATGGAATGCATTCATGAAGCTTCGTGACGATGTCCTGAAGGCTCTTGAAGAAGCAAGAAATGAGAAAGTGATCGGAAAGTCACTGACTGCCAAGGTATCCTTATATGTCAATGACAGCACGAAAGAACTGCTCGATTCCATCTCTGAAAACTTAAGCCAGCTGTTCATCGTTTCAGGCTTTGAGGTAGCCGGAAGCTACGACCAGGCTCCTGAAAATGCGATCAAACTCGAGAATGCGGCAATCGTCGTCACAAAAGCAGAAGGCGAAACCTGCGAAAGATGCTGGGTTGTCACTCCGGAAGTCGGCAAGGTGGAAGAACATCCAACACTTTGCGAACGCTGTGCAACAGTTGTAAAAGAAAATTACTAA
- a CDS encoding YggT family protein, producing the protein MDIVIGLIAQLVGIYQWALIIYIFMSWFPNARETAIGQFLARICEPFLEPFRRIVPSIGMIDISPIVAFLVLKFAVSGLYQLAHWF; encoded by the coding sequence ATGGATATAGTGATTGGATTAATAGCCCAATTAGTTGGAATTTATCAATGGGCATTGATAATTTATATTTTCATGTCATGGTTTCCTAATGCAAGGGAAACAGCAATCGGACAATTTTTGGCTCGAATTTGCGAGCCGTTTTTGGAGCCGTTCCGCAGGATCGTGCCTTCAATTGGCATGATTGACATTTCGCCAATCGTGGCGTTTCTAGTATTGAAATTCGCGGTATCAGGCTTGTATCAGTTGGCTCATTGGTTTTAA